Genomic DNA from Carnobacterium divergens DSM 20623:
ATACTTTTGTTATCTTTTTTCCAAACTGGCCTTTAACCGTTGACTGTAAACCAGTTGTTGTTTTTGATAAAGAGGCTTTCGCCAATTTGCTTTCTTGTTTCCCTAGTTTTTTTGTTTTAGCTTTTTTAGATTCTTTACTCTGACTCCCAGATCGCCCAATGGCTTTCACTTCGGTTTTCTGGACATTCTTTTTATACTCTTTCATCAATTCATCCAAAGCTTCCATCAGATCAATCCCCCTATTTTAACCGTTGTAAGTCTTTTCTATACTGGTATTCGGCTTCTTCTTGTTGCCGAACAATGTTCTTTTTTTCTTGATTCAATTCAACTAGTAAGTCTTCTTCTAAACGAGCTAATTCTACTCGAGCCTCATTTAAGGAATCATTGTTTTCAGAAATATCCGAAAGTAAATAGCGCAACTCTGAATAAGCTTCCTCTTCCATTCGCTGCCCTTTTCGTTGAAATTCTTTAATCGTGTCTTCTTGGTCTTCTAATTTTTGTCTTGTTTGTTGATAGTCTTTAAGTAATTGTTCTTCCTTATCCATCCAACTATTTCCCTTCTACTCTAATTGACGAGCTAGTTCTTGGTCTCTCTGAACCAACTCAGCTATTTTAGACTTAATTTCTGATACAAGACGCGTAAATTTTTCTCTCATTTGTTTCGCCTTCGCAATTTTTTCTCTAAATTCTTCATTTGGAAGAGTCACCATCTTGGACTCGGTACAATCTACTGAATTTAGCATCTCCATGATTTCTCCATGACTCAAATCTGATGCTCCATTTCGAGCCTTTGACACACATTTTTGCCACAATTTTTCTAAGTCTAACATACCCTCTTGATAAATTTTTATCGTATTGGTCATTGCCAATTCAAACTCTGATGAAGCTAATTGAACAACTGCCAAAGCTTGACTGTCTTCTAAGTATATTTTTTCATTTGTGGATAGCCCTCCACCACTTGCTTGAAATTTAGCTTTTAATTCTTGTAAAACAACCATTCCCATAACGAATTGTTGCATCAATTGACGTTCGCTTTCTTGTTGAATTGCTTTTTTATTATAGTCGTTCTTAGGAATAATCAAGCGTCCTTTGTCATCAAATTTCCATGTAGACAAATTATGAAACGCTCCTTTAAGAGGATTTAACCCCATCGCTAAACTGATTTTAATCTCTGCCCCAGTACCATTTCCCATAAGATTTCCAATGGCATCCCCACGGTTACGAAAATTCGTTAACCAACCTGGATTATTTTTTACCCATTCTTTTGCTTCGTTACTCAAAATTCCATACGGATCTGGACCATTAAACCCAACATTTAGCCATTTATTTTCAGCAGCTACCAGTAACGCCAGATATTCTCCTAAAGAATGACCAGTTGTAGAGATACTGGCGTTGGGGTATTTTTTTCTGATTTCATCCGCAAATTGGAGAGCGGTAACAGATTGAGCATCTACAATTTTTTTATGAGTCTCAGTCTTACTTGAATTAGAGGGCACTTCCACTGATGTAGTTAAAGTATCCTTGTTTAATCCTACCGTTTGCGTATCTGTAAGGATATCTAATCCATCATCAGCATTCGTTCCAGCAAATGCAATCACTACTTGAGAGGTGTCTGGTTTTCCATTTTTAATGGGGGCGACTGCCATGGCTTGCATTCCGTTTTCTACGTTGTCTTTTACTTTTAGAACCTCATAACTATTTATAATTTTATTATCTTTATCAGTAACCTCCAAAATAGAACCTTTTTTAACTGGAATACGAGCATTTTCTTTCTCTCTTTTAGAATCAACTGCGTAGGCTTTGTCAGCTAAATAATTATACTCATTATCTGTTGGCATGTTTTTCACCCCCATAATCTATTGAAATCTCATCTAGATTTAAAGAAGTTCCCGGCTGTTTTTTCTTTTCTAAAAAGAAAGTTTCTTTGTTGTATGAAATATTAAAATTTGAATTTTTAGTTAAATTATTTAAATCAAATTGAATTAGTGAATTTGAATTAACTGTTGTAACAATGTGCCAGGTTCCCGTATCTTTTGTTTGAGAAAAATTTCCAAAAGAAATGGTTTCAACATTTTCATAGTTTTGCGATATAAACACAGCCATCTTTTTTTTTATTGCTAATTCTTGATCTGATATTTTTTTTTCTTCTTTTTCTTTATTCAAGAAAGTTTCTCCTCCAATTCCAATTATTAAAATAGCTACTAAGCTAAATAGCCACCACCTCTTTTTGTTCACAACCAACACCTCTTCAATAATTTTTAAGTAACACTTGATCCAATACTTTTATTTTAATATAGATGATATTAGAAAGATACCGTTATTTAGTTTTTATATAATTTTATGAAAATGTAAGTTAGATTTTTTACCAACAAAATCCATATTAATTATGATTCGAAAATTTATGCACATGCTTTTGACTACCTTAAATCTTTGGTTTGTATATTTATTGTATCCATTAAAATTTAATTTTGTTGATATGTCTAAAGTATTCTTGTTTAATTCTACCGTTTGCGTATCTGTTAGAATATTTAATCCTTCGTCAGCATTCATTCCAGCAAATGCAATCACTACTTGAGAGGTGTCTGGTTTTCCATTTTTAATGGGGGCAACTGCCATGGCTTGCATTCCGTTTTCTACGTTGTCTACTGATGTACTGTAATCTCTATCAATAATCATTGTATACCTCCGTAATTAACGGTTATTTTATCTAAAGAGTTATAACTATCTAATTCTTTTTTTAAACTAAAATCATCTTGATTATATCTAGTTGAAATAATCCTAGTTTTATTTTTTTCGAGAATAAATTTAATCGATAACCAATCATCAGGATTTTGGTTAATTTCTAAATCAATAGACCAACTACCCGTTTTTTTTGAATATAAGGGGGTATCAAAATCAATTTGAGTAACATCTTTATAATTTTGTACTACATAGATAGCAATTTCATTTTGGGCTTTTAACAACTGTTGTTGCTGTTCTTTTTTTTCTTGATCCTTATTCATGTAATATCCGCCTCCAATTCCTAATATTAAAATAGCTACTAAGCTAAATAGCCAATACCTCTTTTTTTTCACAATCAACACCTCTTCAATACTCATATTTCTAATTAGTTGCTTTATCATTCTTCAAATCCATTTTCTCTGTAAATCTTACAAAAGAATACATCAACTTTTTCATCTCTTACTTTATTGATTCATACAAAACGAACGTTCTTCTATAAACAGAATAACATTTTATACAGTATCTTGTCTATTTTGTTTGTCACATGATACATTTTTTTATATTAAACAACTGCTATTAACGACTTTTAATCATTGAATACAAAAATACTCTCAAAAACCTTCTAGGCACCAAGAGCATTCTTTACTTCTTATAATTATCAAACTTCTTTACTATTTACAACATACTTTCTTCATAACTTATGAGTATACTAAAAGAGTAGTAAGGATGACAGTCATTCTTACCTAAAGCCAAACTACAAACTAACTTTTTTATTTTCATTTTTTCATTACAACTCCTCCAAAGTGTAATGACATCATGTCTGTACGACTTTAAAATCTACAGCCATGATAACTCCTTTTTTGCCACCTGACTCTCCATCAGGTGGTTTTTTCAATTGCTTTAATTAAATATTCCATTGCTCTTTGAATTTATTTTCTGACTCGTTCATCAAGGTTATAAATGCTTTATAACTATCAACTTGCTGTGGAATTTGAATAGACTGCTTAAATATCAAAGCTCCGTATCCTGATAATCTACCAATTTCGTTGTATTTTGTTTTCTCAACACTAGGATAGACTACACCAGCTGTTTTTGATTTTAATATATATGAATAACCTATAATTTGATACAAATCTTCACGACTAATTCCTTTTGAAGTAAATTCAAGTTTTTTATATTTTGCATCAATAACACTACCTAGTTCATTGTTATAGAAATCGGGATAAACGGTTCTTGTTCTATCAGAAAATATTGATATACCATCCTTCGATTTTTTATTTCTAGGATGAACGAAATAATCTTTAAGAATCGTATTTACATATTCTTCCCAAAGCCAGGAAACATCGAATAATATACCATGAATATTCTGGGCTCCTCCCCCTAAATCATGATGTCTATAAGTTAATATCAACAAGCATAACTGTTGAAGTAAGCGATATTCAGTATAGTAAGCATGTCTTAGCGGAGTATTTCTGTTGGCATTAATCACTTTTCTCTTGTTACCTAAATTAAACGATGGAGTTGCAAATATAATCGAGGAAATATTTTGTTTCATAAGCTCTGATGAATTTAAGATAAGTTGGCCATTTTTTGTTGATAGACGAATATATTCTATTGTATGCCGCACTAGTTGCATCAAGTCGTTATCCTGAGTATATTCTCGAGATGAATAAGCTACTTTACCTGTAAAAGGTATATTTCTTTTAATATGTCTAGCAATATCAATATTTCCTTTAACATTGATATTATTGTATTCTATTCTACAATATTGTTTAAAAATACCTTTTCTCATAGCTGTATTTAAATATTGAGGAAATGCATAAATTAAGAATTGATATATTTGCTCTTCCATAGATAAATTAGTATTTAAATCAACTACATTGATATTTAAAACTTTTTGTAACATATAGTGTAAAAAATAATCATCTTTATTTTGAGAAAATCGTGAATGTATTTCTAAATTTTCGCCCCCACAACCAATAAAACCTGCAATATTTTGAAATTTTAATTCCTCATTTATCGTTTCAATAATTTTTGAATTACTTTCTAAATCATCTATCACAGAAAAATCACTAGGAAAAATAAGAATATTACTCTCATTTGATAATACTGATAAAGTCTTATCTATTAGTTTAGCTGAAATTTTAGGATATGTCTTTTTAAATTCAGATTTTGAATAACTATTATTATCTTGGATCCTCATTATAATTTACCTCGTCTATCTTAGTTATCAAGTTATAAGCGTCTTTCATAGACTCAATTTTTTGTTTTTCTTCATAGCTACCTCGGATATATTCTTCTAATAACGGCTGAAGGTAATCCTGCCATAAAACTTCATAACTATAGTCTAATTCAGGTAACTTTAAAAAGTAACTTGGTCCTATATGATAGTTAGAATTTAAATCATCTATAACAGAAATTTTCTCATTTAAAGAAATTAAACGATCAGAAGCACTTTCTATTTTATCGTCATCTAACTGTCCTTGCCACATAGAAAGTGTTTCATTTGCTTTTATTTCTATAAATCTAAATCGACGACGCATAGCAAAATCAAAACTGTCTACTGAACGATCAATATCATTCATAGTACCAATAATATAAACATTTTCAGGAATATAGAAATTTTC
This window encodes:
- a CDS encoding lipase family protein, producing MPTDNEYNYLADKAYAVDSKREKENARIPVKKGSILEVTDKDNKIINSYEVLKVKDNVENGMQAMAVAPIKNGKPDTSQVVIAFAGTNADDGLDILTDTQTVGLNKDTLTTSVEVPSNSSKTETHKKIVDAQSVTALQFADEIRKKYPNASISTTGHSLGEYLALLVAAENKWLNVGFNGPDPYGILSNEAKEWVKNNPGWLTNFRNRGDAIGNLMGNGTGAEIKISLAMGLNPLKGAFHNLSTWKFDDKGRLIIPKNDYNKKAIQQESERQLMQQFVMGMVVLQELKAKFQASGGGLSTNEKIYLEDSQALAVVQLASSEFELAMTNTIKIYQEGMLDLEKLWQKCVSKARNGASDLSHGEIMEMLNSVDCTESKMVTLPNEEFREKIAKAKQMREKFTRLVSEIKSKIAELVQRDQELARQLE
- a CDS encoding 5-methylcytosine restriction system specificity protein McrC, whose amino-acid sequence is MRIQDNNSYSKSEFKKTYPKISAKLIDKTLSVLSNESNILIFPSDFSVIDDLESNSKIIETINEELKFQNIAGFIGCGGENLEIHSRFSQNKDDYFLHYMLQKVLNINVVDLNTNLSMEEQIYQFLIYAFPQYLNTAMRKGIFKQYCRIEYNNINVKGNIDIARHIKRNIPFTGKVAYSSREYTQDNDLMQLVRHTIEYIRLSTKNGQLILNSSELMKQNISSIIFATPSFNLGNKRKVINANRNTPLRHAYYTEYRLLQQLCLLILTYRHHDLGGGAQNIHGILFDVSWLWEEYVNTILKDYFVHPRNKKSKDGISIFSDRTRTVYPDFYNNELGSVIDAKYKKLEFTSKGISREDLYQIIGYSYILKSKTAGVVYPSVEKTKYNEIGRLSGYGALIFKQSIQIPQQVDSYKAFITLMNESENKFKEQWNI